One Deltaproteobacteria bacterium genomic window, ACATGGGCATACCAGGCGACTGAACCTCCTTCGCTGCCGGCGTTTAACAGTTGAACCAAAAACCATAAACCCAGGACCAGAACAGCCGGAATTCTAATGACCTTGAAAAAGATAATAAAAATAAAAAGGGTGGAGACATTGGCCCTGGGGAAAAGGATCAGGTAGGCCCCTAAGATCCCGGCAATGGCCCCGCTGGCACCGATCATGGGAACGGCGGAGTTGAGGTCCGAAAAGGTATGGATAAAGGCGGCGAAAAAACCGGAAATCAGGTAGAAAATAATAAATTTGAGGTGGCCCAGGGAGTCCTCCACGTTGTTACCAAAGATCCAAAGATAAAGCATGTTTCCGAGTAAATGGATCAGGCCGCCATGGAGAAACATGGAGGTAAAAACGGTCAGGACCGAAGGGATAGCCCTGGGATAAGAAGGGTCTTGAAAAAAGGGGTGGGTCAACTGGGCGGGGATGGCCCCATATTGAAAGATGAAGTTTTCCAGGCTTTCGGCCGGCAGGGTTAATTGATAGAGATAAACCAGGATATTGAGGACAATAATACCAATGGTAATCAGAGGTACGGTTTGAGTGGGGATGTCATCCTTGAGGGGAATCATGTCTTGGTCTGTTATTTAATTTTTACACATGTATCCTTTACGCCGCAGAAGTCAAGGAAATTTTATCGATCCCCTTTCTTTCTTGAAATTTTATAAGAATTTTGATAGGATATTATTTAATATGAAACAAGTCCACATCGCCACCTTTGGCTGTCAGATGAACGAAAGGGATTCTCTGGCCATTACCCAGATCTTGGCCTCTTACGATTACCAGGTCACCGAGGAGATGGAAGAGGCCGACCTGATTCTGGTCAATACCTGCAGTATCCGCCAAAAGGCGGAAGAGAAGACCTATAGTCTTTTGGGGCGGCTTAAGCGGTTAAAGGACAGGAACCCCGATCTGGTCATCGGGGTCGGCGGATGTGTGGCCCAACAGGAAGGGGAGCGTTTATTGGCCAGGGTACCCCACCTGGATTTGGTCTTTGGGACCCGATTAATCCCCCAACTTCCCGACCTGATCGAAGAGATCGGGAGGGATAAAATCCGGTTGTCCCGTATCGAGCTGACTCCGGGAGGCCTTTATCCCAACCTCTTGCTTATGACCGATGGCCCTTTACAGGAGCTTAATGCCTCGGTAACCATTATGCAAGGTTGTAATAATTATTGCGCTTATTGTGTCGTACCCTTTGTCCGCGGACCTGAGGAAAGCCGTCCCAGCCCGGAAATACTGGCTGAGGTGGAAATGCTAAGCACTAAAGGGGTTAAAGAAATCCTTCTCCTGGGGCAAAATGTAAATTCTTATGGTCAGAATCGGGCGGGGGAACTTTCTTTTGCCCAACTCCTGCATAGTCTGGAACAGATCCCCGGACTGGAAAGGATTCGCTTTACTACTTCCCATCCAAAAGATCTTTCCCCGGAATTGATCGACTGTTTTGGCCGCATCTCGATTTTATGCAACCATATCCACCTGCCGGTTCAGACCGGATCAAACCGGATACTGGAAAGGATGAACAGACGTTATACCCGGGAAGGGTATCAGGAAAAGATCAGTCAGCTCCGGGAACGATGTTCCGGTATAGCGATCACCAGCGATATTATCGTCGGATTTCCAGGAGAGACCGAAGCCGATTTTGAACAAACTATGGATCTTATTCGAACCGTCCAATTTGACAACTTGTTTTCCTTTAAATATTCGGATCGTCCCTTGACGTCGGCCCGAAATTTTTCCGGAAAGGTCGATGAAGAGGAGAAAGGTCGGCGGCTAAAAGAGCTCCAGACCTGTCAAAAAAAAATCACCCTTTTCAAAAATCAAAAAATGGAGGGGACGATTCAAGAGGTATTAGTTGAAGGAACCAGTAAAAAATCCTCTCAGGAATGGATGGGAAGGACCCGGTCCAATAAAATTATTAATTTCCCCGGGCCTTCGGGCTTGTTGGGGAAAACGGTCCCGGTCCATATTGAAAAAGCCCATGTCCATTCCTTGAAGGGAAGGTACCTATAGAGTCGATGCCTGATGCACCCGGTATTCTGAAAGCGGCATCTTGCTTTTTGAATTTTGAATCTTGCAACCTGCAACTTGTAACTTGCATCCTCTCATCAGGAGGTAATATGTCCATTCAAATGAAGGTGTTCGGGTTGACCATTGACCCCTTGACCAACAGCCCGATCATGATCCTTAAAGATTTGGAAGGAGACAAGACCGTTCCGATCTGGATTGGGCTTTTGGAAGCTACGGCCATTGCCAGCGAACTCGAAAATATTAAATTTTCGAGGCCTATGACCCATGATTTAGTGAAAAACCTGATGGATCAAGTAGGCGTCAAACTGGCCAAGGTCGAAATTTGTGACCTCAGGGATAACACTTTTTTCGCCCTTATGCATCTAATCCTCCAAGGTAAAGAATTCTCAATGGATGCCCGCCCCAGTGATGCCATCGCCCTGGCCTTGCGGGCCCAGGCCCCCATTTATGTCGAAGAACAGGTCATTCAAAAATCCAAGGCGGTAGACCTGGGAAACAAAGAAGAAATTCAATCCGAAGAGGGAAAGAAATGGACGGAAATTCTGGAATCCCTTTCGCCCGATGATTTCGGGAAATATAAGATGTGATAAAAAAAGGTTCAAGGTACAAGGTTCAAGGTGTAAGGCATAAGGATACTTAATGGCTCCACACCAGCGATCTAAACCCTGAACCGTATACCATAAACCGTACACCTTAGACCATCATAACCATATGATCGATCTGCATTCCCATTCCCTGCTCAGTGACGGTGTTCTCCTGCCTTCTGAACTGGTCAGAAGGGCCGAGGTAAAAGGGTACCGGTATTGGGCCATTACCGATCACGCTGATGTTTCCAATATCGACCATGTCGTTCCCCGAATCGCCTCCGTAGTCCGGGAATTAAATAACCACTGGAACATTAAGGTCATCCCCGGCATTGAATTGACCCATGTCCCCCCGGAGACCATACCCGGTTTGGTCCAAAAAGCCAGAGATCTCGGGGCCTGTCTCATCGTCGTCCACGGGGAAACCATTGCCGAGCCGGTACCGCCCGGAACCAATCGGGCCGCTATCGAGGCCGGCGTGCACATCTTGGCCCATCCGGGTTTGATAACGCCCGAGGAAGTCCGAATGGCTGCCCGGAAAGGGGTTTTTCTCGAGATTACCTCCCGCAAAGGGCACTGTCTGACCAACGGCCATGTGGCGCGTCTGGCTCAAGAAGGCGGGGCCGAACTGATCCTGGATTCCGATACCCATGCCCCGGAAGATATCATTGCTCCGGACCAACGGGGAAGAATTGTAGAAGGTGCCGGGTTGAATAAAGAGGCTTTACAGGAGATGGATAAAAAAGCCAGCTATCTTTTTAATCAATTGCTGGCCACGTTTTAATTCAAAAAATACGGTTCAAGGTTCAGGGTTCAAGGTTCGGAAAAACCCATTTTTCAGCTTTGTCGATGCCCCAAAGGGGCATGAGGGTTTAATAATTATCTGCGTTTATCGGCGAAAATCTGTGTCCTAATTCGATATTTCCCTATTCATATCGAAGAGCATCAATGGGATTGAGTCGGGAGGCCTTGTGGGCCGGATAGAATCCGAAAAAAATCCCTACGGCTGCTGCAAAAGAAAAAGAGATCAATAAGGCCCAATAGGAAATGAGGACGTTCCATCCGGAAAAGCTTGACGTTATTTTGGCCCCCAGGACACCCAGCCCGATTCCAATCAAACCACCGACCAGACTCAAGACTACCGATTCGGTTAAGAATTGAAAAAGGATATCAAGGCCCCTGGCCCCCACGGCCATGCGGATACCGATTTCCCTGGTCCGTTCGGTCACCGATACCAGCATGATATTCATAATACCGATTCCTCCGACCAGCAGGGATACCAAAGCAATAGAGCCGAGGAGTAACGACATGACCTTGGCCGATTGTTCGGCCGTGGCCATGATCTCCGTCAGGTTCCGGACCGTAAAGTCCGGCAATTGACCGCGCCCTGTTCGATGACGCTGGGATAAAAGGTCATTGACCTGTTTCTCCGCTTCGGCCATGGACTCCATATCACGGGCCTGGACCGTGATGATCCTGACCGTATTAGGCAGGGCGCTCCCGAAGACCTTTTTTTGTGAGGTGGTCAAGGGAATATAGACCACATCATCCTGGTCGTCTCCCCGGGGGGATTGGCCTTTGGAAGAAAGGACCCCGATAACCGTAAAGGGGACCTTTTTGATTCGGATGATCTGGCCCAGGGGATTCTGAGTTCCAAAAAGATTCTCCACCACGCTTTGGCCGACTATGGCTACCTTGACGGCCCCGGTGATCTCCTGTTCGGTAAAGGTGCGGCCTGAGGCGATGGGCCAATCCCGAATATCAAAAAAGTCAGAGGTCGTACCGTTGACTCCGGTATTCCAGTTTTGATTCCCAAAAACGACCTGGGTAACACCGCCCCAAATCGGGGCCACCGCCTTGACCGCCGAGCACTCTTCCTTGATAGCCTTGGCATCATCAGAGGTCAGGGTGGATACGGAACCAAACCCCATTCGGGCTCCGCCGGCCGTCGTCGCACCAGGCAGGACGATCATGAGGTTGGAGCCCATGCTGGCGATTTGCTGGGCAATCATTTCCCGGGCACCGGACCCGATGGCGACCATGACAATGACCGCCCCGACGCCGATGATGATGCCCAGCATGGTTAAAAAAGAGCGCATCTTGTTGATCTGCAAGGCACGCAAGGCCACCTTGAGACTGGATAACGGTTTCATATTAAACCCTCATGACCCGTTGGGTCACCACGAAGCACCGCCCCCTGATCCCCGATCCCCGACTTCGGCTCCAGGAGCCGGTCCTGCAAGACCTGGCCATCCTTAAATTGGATGATCCGTCGGGTAAAGGTCGAGATATCCTGTTCATGGGTAACCAGGATAATGGTTATTTTCTGATCCTCATTAAGATGGGTCAAAAGCTGCATGATCTCCAGGCTGGTCTTGGTATCCAAGTTTCCGGTCGGTTCGTCGGCCATGATAATGGATGGGTTGTTGACCAGTGCCCGGGCAATGGCCACCCGTTGTTGCTGGCCCCCGGAAAGCTGATTGGGATGATGGCCCTCCCGGCCGGCCAAGCCCACGGAGGCCAGGGCCTCCATGGCCTTGCGACGGCGTTCCCTGGAATGGGTGGGGCCGTATAATAAAGGCAGCTCGACATTTTCCAGGGCCGAAGTTCGGGCCAGAAGGTTGAATCCCTGAAAGACAAAGCCGATTTTTTCATTGCGCAAGTGGGCCAGGGCATCCCGGCTTAACGTGCCGATATCCGTTCCATTTAATAGATAGGAGCCCCTGGTGGGGACATCCAGACAGCCCAGGATATTCATAAAAGTCGATTTTCCGGATCCCGATGATCCCATAATGGAGACGAATTCGCCGGTTTGAATGGATAAGGATATACCATTCAGGGCCGGAATTTCAATATCCCCCAGGTTGTAAATCTTATACAGGTCTTGAACTTGAATCAGGAGTTCCATCTCGATTATAATCGCATCCTCGGAGCGGACTGCTGTTGATTGGAGGCCGGTTTCTTATTTTTGTCGGCGAGTAAATCGGTGATGATCAGATCCCCTTCCTTGAGCCGCCCTTTGGCCATTTCAGTATATTGGCCGTCGTTGACACCGGGCTTGATAAAGGTAGGTTTCGGGGTTTTTTCGGGGCCTAATATCCATAACATTGACAATCCCTTCCATTTTTTCTTGAGTTCTTCAATATTTTTGCTTTTGGATGGCGGGATCGGCATTTTAAAGCGCAAAGCGGCGTTGGGGATTTTAATGATCCCGTCTTTTTCTTCGATAATAACAGAAACATTGGCGGTCATACCGGGTTTTAATTTCAACTCCGGATTTTTAACCCCCAGGACGACATCATAGGTCACCACATTCTGGACGGTGGTCGGGGCATTCCGAATTTGAGAAACCCTGGCCGAAAAAGGTTCGCCCGGATAGGAATCTACGGTGAAGCTGGCGGCCTGCCCTACTTTAAGGCGGCCGATATCGGCTTCATCCACGTTGGTATCCACTTGCATATTGGTCAGGTCCCGGGCAATGGTGAAAAGGGTGGGGGCCTGGAGGCTGGCTGCCACGGTCTGGCCTACATCAACATTGCGGTTAACCACCGTACCGTTAACCGGGGACCGGATAGTGGTATAATTCAAGTTGATCTTGGCCGAAGACCAATTGGCTTTGGCCGTTTCGATCTGGGCTTCGGCCGTCTTTACCAGAGAAATGGAAAGGTCGTGTTTTAGCTGGGCTTGATCCAAATCATTCTGGGAAACCAGGTGGTCTTTAAAAAGGGCCTTGTAACGGTTAAAGGTACGCAGATTGTCGGCCAGGGCGGTCTTTTCTTTCTCCAACAGGGCTCGGGCATTTTTCTGTTCGGCCTCAGTCTGATCCACTTTGGCTTGAAACAGGGCCGGATCGATCTGAGCGATAATCTGTCCTTTCCGGACGACTGAATTAAAGTCGGCGTAGAGCTTAATGATAGTTCCCGATACCTGGCTGCCTACCTGAACCAGGGTTACCGGATTCACTGTCCCGGTAGCAACGACCTGGGAGGTAATGGACCCTCGGGTCAGGGCCTCGGTCTTAAAGCGGGGGGTTTTTTTTTGGGCTTGGTAGGTGCGGAATCCAAAAAAAACCCCGGTCCCGATAATCATAACTATTATTAAAACAATTAAAATCCGTTTCATAGACCATCCTTTACAGGAATTTTTTATTTTGACCCCTTGGCGATTGGAAAGTTAAAAAAGACCGCAATAAAAGGGTTTTTTTTATTGACTTATCCCGGTTCGGGTCTGGAGAGGTTTTCTGCTTAAAGGCAAAGATATGCAAAAAATAGTCCCCGAAGGTTGGTTATCCCGAAAAAAAAGTTGCCCCTGATGCAATTCAATAATCCTTTTTGAGATAGCCAGGCCCATACCCGTCCCTTCCTTTTTAGTTGAGAAAAAGGGGTTGAAGATCCTATCCCGGCAGGCACTTGAAATGCCGCAGCCTCTATCTATTATCTCGATTAAGATTTGCCCTTTTTGTTTCTGGGTTTGAACCAGGACCTGTTCTTCAGGGTCCGAGGCCTGGATGGCATTGAGAATCAGATTATTAAGGACCTGATGAATACGGTTTTTATCGGCCGGCAGGGAAGGCAGATCTCCTGCCAGATTTGAACTGAGGGCAATCAGCTTCTGTTCCGCCTGGGGTTGAACGATTTTCAGGACCTCTTTAATCATAAGATTGATATCCACCCGGGAAAGGTCAAGGGCTATAGGCCGGGAAAAGTGGATCATGTCTTTAAGTAAACCCTCAATCCGTTGACACTCCTGTAGGATCACAACCAGACGTTCCCGGGCAGGGTCTTCGGGGCCGGTTTTTTTAAATATTTTTTGGGTATAGGCCCCGATGGTAATGATCGGGTTTTTTAATTCGTGGGCTACGGCGGCGGCCGCTTCTCCCATAAGCGCCAGATGCTCCTGGTCCTGCCTTTGTTGTGTTTCCATTCTTTCCCGATCGACCAGAAGTCCGATCAGGGTTCCGAAGGCATAGAAGAGGACCACCTCATCAATGTGGGCTCTATGGGAGATGGAGGAGTGGAACCAGTCGAACCAATGGGGGATGAATAAAAGGGTGACCAGGCAGGCCGAGAAAAAGCCTCCTTTCAGTCCAAAGAGGAGTCCGCTTAAGATAATGGGCAGATAATAAAGTCGGTGGAGGATCTCGGAAGGAATAAAAGAAGGGATCCAGATCTGATCCAGAAAAAAAATAACCGTCAATAAAAAAAAGATGGGGAGGACCTTCCAGTATAAAGGGACAAACTTGTATCGAGTCCAGAGATCATAGAGGGTGTTGTTTTTATTCCAGGACATTATCGATTAAGATTCTTACAAAGTACATCTGCGAATTTATCTTTAACATTTTCATTGTTACGGGTTGTGGAGTTCGTTGCTCGTTACTGGTTGCTGGTTAAAACAAGGAACGAGTAACCAGGAACGAGTAACATAAAAATTTCAAATATCTCTGATTAGTTTTAATCTTTCAACTTCGAGTCTTGATGAAGAATCTTCCTCAATTCTTCCCCTTCGACCACCTCTTTGTCAAGCAGACGTTGGGCCACCAGGGCCAGTTGATCCTGATGTTCTCTGAGGATTTTATCAGCTAAAATGCGGGCCTGTTCAATGATTTTTTTAATTTCCTGATCGATGTCGCGCGACGTCTCCTGGCTGATGGAACGTCCGGTGTCGTATCCCATGCCGGTTTCCAAAAACAAGGGCCGTCGTTCCTTTTCAAAAGTAACTACCCCAAGGTCACTCATTCCATATTCACGAACCATCCGTTCGGCAATATCCGTAGCCCGTAAAAGATCGTTCTGGGCCCCGGTGGAAATTTCTTTGAAATGGAGTTCTTCGGCGATACGACCTCCCAAGAGGACGCTCATCCGATCCATCAATTCGTTTTTCGTCATCAGATAACGGTCTTCGGTAGGCAGTTGCTGGGTGTATCCCAAGGCCCCGATCCCCCGGGGGATGATGGAGACCTTGTGCACCGGATCGGCGTTCGGCAATATTTGGGCCACAATGGCATGGCCCGATTCATGAAAAGCCACGATCTCTTTTTCCTTCTCATTCATGCGCCGGTTTTTCTTTTCCAGGCCGGCGATCACCCGATCAATGGCTTCGTCGAAGTCCCGCATGTCCACTTCTTTTTTATCTTTTCGGGCCGCCAACAGGGCCGCTTCGTTTACGATGTTGGCCAGATCAGCGCCGACAAAACCGGGGGTGCGCGCCGCGATCACCCGTAAGTCCACTTCAGACGCCAGGGTGACTCCCTTGCTGTGGACCTTGAGGATCGCTTCCCGGCCTTGAACATCCGGCTTATCGATCATCACATGCCGGTCAAAACGCCCAGGACGGAGCAGGGCCGGATCGAGGATTTCCGGACGGTTGGTGGCGGCCATAATAATGACTCCTTTTTCGGTATTGAAGCCGTCCATCTCGACTAAAAGCTGGTTGAGGGTCTGTTCCCGTTCATCATGACCCCCCATGGGATTGATGCCACGGGCCTTTCCTATGGCATCCAATTCGTCGACAAAGATGATGCAGGGGGCCTTTTGTTGGGCCTGGGTGAAGAGGTCCCGGACCCGGGCCGCACCCACTCCGACAAACATCTCTACAAAATCCGAGCCGCTCATACTGAAGAAAGGGACTCCGGCTTCACCGGCCACGGCTTTGGCTAATAAGGTTTTACCGGTCCCCGGAGCGCCCACCAACAAGACCCCCTTTGGGATCTTGCCGCCCAGACGTTGAAATTTCTGGGGCGTTTTTAAGAATTCGATCACTTCTTTCAGTTCTTCCTTGGCCTCATCAATCCCGGCCACATCATCAAATTTTATATTGATATCTTTTTCCATATAAACCTTGGCCTTGCTTTTCCCGATGGACATCAGACCGCCGCTGGCCCCCCCCATGCGGCGCATGAGGAACCCCCAAAGGACGACAAAAAAGATCATGGGCAGGATCCAATTGGTGAAAAACTTGACGAGCTTATTTTCCAGTTTCCCGGTGAATTTTACCCCTACGGTTTCCAGGTCCTTGATCAGGTCCGGGTCCTGAACGCGAGC contains:
- a CDS encoding bifunctional nuclease family protein, with amino-acid sequence MSIQMKVFGLTIDPLTNSPIMILKDLEGDKTVPIWIGLLEATAIASELENIKFSRPMTHDLVKNLMDQVGVKLAKVEICDLRDNTFFALMHLILQGKEFSMDARPSDAIALALRAQAPIYVEEQVIQKSKAVDLGNKEEIQSEEGKKWTEILESLSPDDFGKYKM
- a CDS encoding histidinol phosphate phosphatase domain-containing protein; this encodes MIDLHSHSLLSDGVLLPSELVRRAEVKGYRYWAITDHADVSNIDHVVPRIASVVRELNNHWNIKVIPGIELTHVPPETIPGLVQKARDLGACLIVVHGETIAEPVPPGTNRAAIEAGVHILAHPGLITPEEVRMAARKGVFLEITSRKGHCLTNGHVARLAQEGGAELILDSDTHAPEDIIAPDQRGRIVEGAGLNKEALQEMDKKASYLFNQLLATF
- a CDS encoding ATP-dependent metallopeptidase FtsH/Yme1/Tma family protein, giving the protein MPIEKKTHFSIWYFVLAMIILMAFQTYFLADQVGQIPYNEFKKLLKAGKLSDIVIYDDLVAGKVKTGEIEGLISADTLKQLGKGKADHPFITARVQDPDLIKDLETVGVKFTGKLENKLVKFFTNWILPMIFFVVLWGFLMRRMGGASGGLMSIGKSKAKVYMEKDINIKFDDVAGIDEAKEELKEVIEFLKTPQKFQRLGGKIPKGVLLVGAPGTGKTLLAKAVAGEAGVPFFSMSGSDFVEMFVGVGAARVRDLFTQAQQKAPCIIFVDELDAIGKARGINPMGGHDEREQTLNQLLVEMDGFNTEKGVIIMAATNRPEILDPALLRPGRFDRHVMIDKPDVQGREAILKVHSKGVTLASEVDLRVIAARTPGFVGADLANIVNEAALLAARKDKKEVDMRDFDEAIDRVIAGLEKKNRRMNEKEKEIVAFHESGHAIVAQILPNADPVHKVSIIPRGIGALGYTQQLPTEDRYLMTKNELMDRMSVLLGGRIAEELHFKEISTGAQNDLLRATDIAERMVREYGMSDLGVVTFEKERRPLFLETGMGYDTGRSISQETSRDIDQEIKKIIEQARILADKILREHQDQLALVAQRLLDKEVVEGEELRKILHQDSKLKD
- a CDS encoding ABC transporter ATP-binding protein — its product is MIQVQDLYKIYNLGDIEIPALNGISLSIQTGEFVSIMGSSGSGKSTFMNILGCLDVPTRGSYLLNGTDIGTLSRDALAHLRNEKIGFVFQGFNLLARTSALENVELPLLYGPTHSRERRRKAMEALASVGLAGREGHHPNQLSGGQQQRVAIARALVNNPSIIMADEPTGNLDTKTSLEIMQLLTHLNEDQKITIILVTHEQDISTFTRRIIQFKDGQVLQDRLLEPKSGIGDQGAVLRGDPTGHEGLI
- a CDS encoding efflux RND transporter periplasmic adaptor subunit, translated to MKRILIVLIIVMIIGTGVFFGFRTYQAQKKTPRFKTEALTRGSITSQVVATGTVNPVTLVQVGSQVSGTIIKLYADFNSVVRKGQIIAQIDPALFQAKVDQTEAEQKNARALLEKEKTALADNLRTFNRYKALFKDHLVSQNDLDQAQLKHDLSISLVKTAEAQIETAKANWSSAKINLNYTTIRSPVNGTVVNRNVDVGQTVAASLQAPTLFTIARDLTNMQVDTNVDEADIGRLKVGQAASFTVDSYPGEPFSARVSQIRNAPTTVQNVVTYDVVLGVKNPELKLKPGMTANVSVIIEEKDGIIKIPNAALRFKMPIPPSKSKNIEELKKKWKGLSMLWILGPEKTPKPTFIKPGVNDGQYTEMAKGRLKEGDLIITDLLADKNKKPASNQQQSAPRMRL
- a CDS encoding ABC transporter permease, translating into MKPLSSLKVALRALQINKMRSFLTMLGIIIGVGAVIVMVAIGSGAREMIAQQIASMGSNLMIVLPGATTAGGARMGFGSVSTLTSDDAKAIKEECSAVKAVAPIWGGVTQVVFGNQNWNTGVNGTTSDFFDIRDWPIASGRTFTEQEITGAVKVAIVGQSVVENLFGTQNPLGQIIRIKKVPFTVIGVLSSKGQSPRGDDQDDVVYIPLTTSQKKVFGSALPNTVRIITVQARDMESMAEAEKQVNDLLSQRHRTGRGQLPDFTVRNLTEIMATAEQSAKVMSLLLGSIALVSLLVGGIGIMNIMLVSVTERTREIGIRMAVGARGLDILFQFLTESVVLSLVGGLIGIGLGVLGAKITSSFSGWNVLISYWALLISFSFAAAVGIFFGFYPAHKASRLNPIDALRYE
- the miaB gene encoding tRNA (N6-isopentenyl adenosine(37)-C2)-methylthiotransferase MiaB gives rise to the protein MKQVHIATFGCQMNERDSLAITQILASYDYQVTEEMEEADLILVNTCSIRQKAEEKTYSLLGRLKRLKDRNPDLVIGVGGCVAQQEGERLLARVPHLDLVFGTRLIPQLPDLIEEIGRDKIRLSRIELTPGGLYPNLLLMTDGPLQELNASVTIMQGCNNYCAYCVVPFVRGPEESRPSPEILAEVEMLSTKGVKEILLLGQNVNSYGQNRAGELSFAQLLHSLEQIPGLERIRFTTSHPKDLSPELIDCFGRISILCNHIHLPVQTGSNRILERMNRRYTREGYQEKISQLRERCSGIAITSDIIVGFPGETEADFEQTMDLIRTVQFDNLFSFKYSDRPLTSARNFSGKVDEEEKGRRLKELQTCQKKITLFKNQKMEGTIQEVLVEGTSKKSSQEWMGRTRSNKIINFPGPSGLLGKTVPVHIEKAHVHSLKGRYL
- a CDS encoding rhomboid family intramembrane serine protease codes for the protein MIPLKDDIPTQTVPLITIGIIVLNILVYLYQLTLPAESLENFIFQYGAIPAQLTHPFFQDPSYPRAIPSVLTVFTSMFLHGGLIHLLGNMLYLWIFGNNVEDSLGHLKFIIFYLISGFFAAFIHTFSDLNSAVPMIGASGAIAGILGAYLILFPRANVSTLFIFIIFFKVIRIPAVLVLGLWFLVQLLNAGSEGGSVAWYAHV